The Pseudomonas parafulva genome window below encodes:
- a CDS encoding MFS transporter: MTRARLTALQLLFGWLNLALAVPSIYLMFGLPLVMRQYGWSGTEIGLFQLAGLPAVFKFLLAVPVQRVRLSRAPLQRWLLVLSVALIGLYALIARDNLIDQRLALFAMTFAISLIATWMDIPLNALAVHWLPRREQVRAGSIRAAALFVGAIVGGGAMLLVQARLGWQAPFAIMGTALGLGVLVLLWVGRRLPSAPAQPSAAPGVMADWASFFSQPAARQWTWLLLSAFPFIGAAWLYLKPLLLDQGLALEQVAWVVGIAGGALGALASLLGGRLIGVLGTARAIVLYLSSALLALLVLGLAVWLRLGTAWLIAGALLLAVGMGAVSALMFGLTLFFSRQQRSASDYGLQSSLFVITRLAAPVLAGLLLDRLGYGGLLASLCGGLLLALLLAWRVRHSIARSTDALLHTPDDAAPGVTAIALEGKP; this comes from the coding sequence ATGACCCGCGCCCGCCTCACTGCGCTGCAACTGCTGTTCGGCTGGCTCAACCTAGCCCTGGCGGTGCCGAGCATCTACCTGATGTTCGGCCTGCCACTGGTGATGCGCCAATACGGCTGGAGCGGCACCGAGATCGGGCTGTTCCAACTGGCCGGGCTGCCGGCGGTGTTCAAGTTCCTGCTGGCGGTGCCGGTACAGCGCGTGCGCCTGAGCCGTGCCCCCCTGCAACGCTGGCTGCTGGTGCTGAGCGTGGCGCTGATCGGGCTGTACGCGCTGATCGCCCGCGACAACCTCATCGACCAGCGCCTGGCACTGTTCGCCATGACGTTCGCCATCAGCCTCATCGCCACCTGGATGGACATCCCGCTCAATGCCCTGGCCGTGCACTGGCTGCCGCGCCGCGAGCAGGTGCGCGCCGGCAGCATTCGCGCTGCCGCGCTGTTCGTCGGTGCCATCGTCGGCGGCGGCGCGATGCTGCTGGTGCAGGCGCGCCTGGGCTGGCAGGCGCCTTTCGCGATCATGGGCACGGCGCTGGGGCTCGGCGTGCTGGTGCTGCTATGGGTCGGACGACGCTTGCCCAGCGCGCCCGCGCAGCCCTCCGCGGCGCCCGGGGTGATGGCCGACTGGGCGAGTTTCTTCAGCCAACCGGCCGCGCGCCAGTGGACCTGGCTGCTGCTCAGCGCATTTCCGTTCATCGGCGCGGCCTGGCTGTACCTCAAGCCACTGCTGCTCGACCAAGGCCTGGCCCTGGAACAGGTAGCCTGGGTGGTCGGCATCGCCGGTGGCGCCCTCGGTGCGCTGGCCAGCCTGCTCGGCGGTCGGCTGATCGGCGTGCTGGGCACCGCGCGGGCCATCGTCCTGTACCTGTCGAGCGCCCTGCTCGCCCTGCTGGTGCTGGGCCTGGCGGTATGGCTGCGGCTGGGTACGGCGTGGCTGATCGCCGGCGCACTGCTGCTGGCCGTGGGCATGGGCGCCGTGTCGGCCTTGATGTTCGGCCTGACCCTGTTCTTCAGCCGCCAGCAGCGCAGCGCCAGCGACTACGGCCTGCAATCGAGCCTGTTCGTCATCACCCGCCTGGCAGCGCCGGTGCTCGCCGGCCTGCTGCTCGACCGCCTGGGCTACGGCGGCCTGCTCGCCAGCCTGTGCGGCGGATTGCTGCTGGCCCTGCTGCTGGCTTGGCGGGTGCGCCACAGCATCGCCCGCAGCACCGACGCCTTGCTGCACACCCCCGATGACGCCGCCCCCGGTGTCACCGCCATCGCTCTGGAGGGCAAACCATGA
- a CDS encoding helix-turn-helix domain-containing protein, producing MNTTNAVSRLGLDQPRHRSVSSDGRLRLQLDETYGQCHTDLLQLEQGLSLGRLHYHPTRTLVEETCGPHDGHVMVVTVGLQGKSGFIGQDGSTLAFEAGHTTITAFRATPGERRYQANETASQLRVVIDHATLCKYVGEARATEVLGSGRLHRLDFRRSSQAAQAHAAALVRYLQPGGLDPAHRLDLHIHTLSLLAEQFNLLAPQQSSTSAMSTCDIQRIERARNLLCEQLDKPLTVDYLATAVGMNEHKLKEGFRYLFDTTPARMLLELRMRKAMTLLEAGQQVAQAAWQVGYKYPNNFTVAFTRYFGRSPKSIFGKKR from the coding sequence ATGAACACGACCAATGCCGTTTCCCGCCTGGGCCTGGATCAACCCCGCCACCGTTCGGTGAGCAGCGATGGGCGTCTGCGCCTGCAACTGGACGAGACCTACGGGCAGTGCCACACCGACCTGCTGCAACTGGAGCAGGGGCTGTCCCTGGGCCGACTGCACTACCACCCCACGCGCACGCTGGTAGAAGAGACCTGTGGTCCGCACGACGGCCATGTGATGGTGGTCACCGTGGGCTTGCAGGGAAAATCCGGCTTCATCGGCCAGGACGGCAGCACCCTGGCCTTCGAAGCCGGGCACACCACCATCACCGCCTTTCGGGCCACGCCGGGCGAGCGGCGCTACCAGGCCAACGAGACCGCTTCGCAGCTGCGCGTGGTGATCGACCATGCCACGTTGTGCAAGTACGTCGGCGAGGCGCGGGCGACCGAGGTGCTGGGCAGCGGTCGCCTGCATCGCCTGGATTTTCGCCGCAGCTCCCAGGCCGCCCAGGCCCATGCCGCCGCACTGGTGCGCTACCTGCAACCGGGCGGGCTGGACCCGGCCCATCGCCTGGACCTGCACATCCACACCCTCAGCCTGCTGGCCGAGCAGTTCAACCTACTGGCACCGCAGCAGAGCAGCACGTCGGCGATGAGCACCTGTGACATCCAGCGCATCGAGCGCGCACGCAACCTGCTGTGCGAGCAACTGGACAAGCCGCTGACCGTGGATTACCTGGCCACGGCGGTTGGCATGAACGAGCACAAGCTCAAGGAAGGCTTCCGCTACCTGTTCGATACCACCCCGGCGCGTATGCTGCTGGAGCTGCGCATGCGCAAGGCCATGACCCTGCTGGAAGCCGGGCAGCAGGTGGCGCAGGCGGCGTGGCAGGTGGGGTACAAGTACCCGAACAATTTCACCGTAGCGTTCACGCGCTATTTCGGGCGCTCGCCAAAGTCGATTTTCGGCAAGAAGCGCTGA
- a CDS encoding methyltransferase domain-containing protein, with product MTRHAPRPHPAPLDLTTAHPLQPSWDLQLGGLGADALHLALEHGLFDHLQQFKPATQLAQHLDWHADSTGYFLELLWSQGLLERDTQHPAHYRNRPLADRHLRSDGASYCGDALMFRHRVLRETGAQLDDYLRNGLPRRTPTSVQLDQAWANAARLQIAQEQRAVTCDSACALLASLPEYPRLRRLLDLGGGPGLVAIALARQLPALSGTVFEYPQTAAVAAHNIDAAGLSARLHAQGGDLDSDDIGCGYDLIWCSSVLHFVRDLPATLQRLHAALVPGGLLVCCQAEVPQARAAAAQVLPYYLHMRLQGRHVLAEGELAGQLRDNGWCGVEQIDGVRYPVTPVTAVIARKAKE from the coding sequence GTGACCCGACACGCCCCCCGCCCGCACCCGGCGCCCCTGGACCTCACCACCGCCCATCCGCTGCAGCCCAGTTGGGACCTGCAACTGGGTGGCCTGGGCGCCGATGCCCTGCACCTGGCCCTGGAGCACGGCCTGTTCGACCACCTGCAACAGTTCAAGCCCGCCACCCAGTTGGCACAGCACCTGGACTGGCACGCTGACAGCACCGGCTATTTCCTCGAACTGCTGTGGAGCCAAGGCCTGCTTGAGCGCGATACCCAGCACCCAGCGCACTACCGCAACCGCCCGCTGGCCGACCGTCACCTGCGCAGCGACGGCGCCAGCTACTGCGGCGATGCGCTGATGTTCCGTCATCGCGTGCTGCGCGAGACCGGCGCGCAACTCGACGACTACCTGCGCAATGGCCTGCCCCGGCGCACGCCGACCAGCGTCCAGCTCGACCAGGCCTGGGCCAATGCCGCCCGCCTGCAGATCGCCCAGGAGCAGCGCGCGGTCACCTGCGACAGCGCCTGCGCGTTGCTGGCCAGCCTGCCGGAATACCCGCGCCTGCGCCGCTTGCTCGACCTCGGCGGCGGCCCCGGCCTGGTGGCCATCGCCCTGGCCCGGCAGTTGCCGGCGCTCAGCGGCACCGTGTTCGAGTACCCGCAAACGGCCGCGGTGGCCGCACACAACATCGACGCAGCGGGCCTCAGCGCTCGCCTGCATGCGCAGGGCGGCGACCTCGACAGCGACGACATCGGCTGCGGCTACGACCTGATCTGGTGTTCCTCGGTGCTGCACTTCGTCCGCGACCTGCCGGCCACCTTACAGCGCCTGCACGCCGCCCTGGTCCCCGGCGGGCTGCTGGTGTGCTGCCAGGCCGAAGTGCCCCAGGCCCGCGCGGCCGCCGCGCAGGTGCTGCCGTACTACCTGCACATGCGCCTGCAGGGCCGCCACGTGCTGGCCGAAGGCGAACTGGCGGGCCAGCTCCGGGACAACGGTTGGTGCGGCGTGGAGCAGATCGACGGGGTCCGCTACCCGGTCACGCCGGTCACCGCCGTGATCGCCCGCAAGGCCAAGGAGTGA
- a CDS encoding thiamine pyrophosphate-binding protein, whose product MKPHRYGICLISRDPALRADVSAVLDRLNHWLGHETPLASQHWPDAHLDSLYRQVAGQAEAYLRQQAGEGALALELLAFDDLAQAHAALPSACPCDHVLLDTRHLSQQPAHDPLHALLDAQPQARRSPSSAVLLCDPQHLQHWLERLGGNRLLRVPHPDPALRRADLLRLFVDHLEHAYCNRLLARTTLQTSEPVALARDIQQRMTQRWGQAWDCHFFTGSMVAGFLDSLGELLRPTACGFHSACNEHALAVSALAGWQLYQRAYVIVMTSGMLDEMRGTLANLKRAGAPGLVICADSPESVWFAFQGSLDADNDGHQVIAARGLWQRFIRRPDEAPACVEQAFEALAQRPAPTFLFATQAVLESRAAVEQPAPPAPIEPAAHGLSAQQQASLEQLLEVLNHAPSRVLWQCGRLDARERQRVVELARRSGIALADSLVAPGSVCAYQDQEPVANYLGPLSMYGFSRRVHAFLEQPEDTPDKPWLVFVKSKIDQSATPYSEGRLQRLFHIVQINRQAEHIAPFCELPVTLGLDTVLDYLEPRLAVPPTLLKARRERLQRLQRTREVLPSDQIETLPMTPNFFFHRLGQLLGEMIERDGYRYTGVFDVGRCSLSALRNLPRTDAGFSGWYGRALMGDALVSLPYIARNDGRHVLAFIGDGARALVPDIEQRLAMSLASAADGAQRNVTVMYLANGVLSMIQTYLDKRYACHGASQVNVPLADGPLWQERAFGPISICRARLLHFCPDTLRQALSAPGRLNFFDVWLGHNSEGDGLSLVSETAWSRLNMENC is encoded by the coding sequence ATGAAGCCACACCGCTACGGCATCTGCCTGATCAGCCGCGACCCCGCGCTGCGGGCCGATGTCAGCGCCGTGCTCGACCGGCTCAACCACTGGTTGGGCCATGAGACCCCGTTGGCCAGCCAGCATTGGCCGGACGCGCACCTGGACAGCCTGTACCGCCAGGTGGCGGGCCAGGCCGAGGCGTACCTGCGCCAGCAAGCCGGCGAAGGCGCCCTGGCGCTGGAACTGCTGGCCTTCGACGACCTCGCCCAGGCCCACGCCGCGCTGCCCTCGGCCTGCCCATGCGATCACGTGCTGCTCGACACCCGCCATCTGTCCCAGCAACCCGCACATGACCCACTGCACGCGCTGCTCGACGCTCAACCCCAGGCCCGGCGCTCGCCCAGCAGCGCCGTGCTGTTGTGCGACCCGCAGCACCTGCAGCACTGGCTCGAACGGCTGGGCGGCAACCGCCTGCTGCGCGTGCCCCACCCCGACCCGGCGCTGCGCCGCGCCGACCTGCTGCGCCTGTTCGTCGACCACCTGGAACACGCCTACTGCAACCGCCTGCTGGCCCGCACCACACTGCAGACCAGCGAGCCGGTGGCGCTGGCCCGCGACATCCAGCAGCGCATGACCCAACGCTGGGGCCAGGCCTGGGACTGCCATTTCTTCACCGGCTCCATGGTCGCCGGCTTTCTAGACTCGCTCGGCGAGCTGCTGCGGCCCACCGCCTGCGGTTTCCACAGCGCCTGCAACGAGCACGCCCTGGCGGTCAGCGCCCTGGCCGGCTGGCAGTTGTACCAGCGCGCCTATGTGATCGTGATGACCTCGGGGATGCTCGACGAGATGCGCGGCACCCTGGCCAATCTCAAGCGCGCCGGTGCGCCGGGCCTGGTGATCTGCGCCGACTCGCCCGAATCGGTGTGGTTCGCCTTCCAGGGCAGCCTGGACGCGGACAACGACGGCCACCAGGTGATCGCCGCCCGTGGCCTGTGGCAGCGCTTCATACGCCGTCCCGACGAAGCCCCGGCCTGTGTCGAACAGGCCTTCGAGGCCCTGGCGCAGCGCCCGGCACCGACCTTTCTGTTCGCCACTCAAGCGGTGCTGGAGTCGCGCGCGGCGGTGGAGCAGCCCGCGCCACCCGCGCCCATCGAGCCCGCCGCCCATGGCCTGAGCGCGCAGCAGCAGGCCAGCCTCGAACAACTGCTGGAGGTGCTCAACCACGCCCCTTCGCGCGTGCTCTGGCAATGTGGCCGGCTCGACGCCCGCGAGCGCCAGCGCGTGGTCGAGCTGGCCCGGCGCAGCGGCATCGCCCTGGCCGACAGCCTCGTCGCCCCCGGCAGCGTGTGCGCCTACCAGGACCAGGAACCGGTGGCCAACTACCTCGGTCCGCTGTCGATGTACGGCTTCAGCCGCCGTGTGCATGCCTTTCTGGAACAGCCCGAGGACACGCCGGACAAGCCCTGGCTGGTGTTCGTCAAAAGCAAGATCGACCAGTCGGCCACGCCCTACTCCGAAGGCCGTCTGCAACGCCTGTTCCACATCGTGCAGATCAACCGCCAAGCCGAGCACATCGCACCGTTCTGCGAGTTGCCGGTCACCCTCGGCCTGGACACCGTGCTCGACTACCTCGAACCGCGCCTGGCCGTCCCGCCGACGCTGCTCAAGGCGCGCCGCGAACGCTTGCAGCGCCTGCAACGCACCCGCGAAGTGCTGCCCAGCGATCAGATCGAAACCCTGCCGATGACGCCCAACTTCTTCTTTCACCGCCTCGGCCAACTGCTCGGCGAGATGATCGAGCGCGACGGCTACCGCTATACCGGCGTCTTCGACGTCGGCCGCTGCAGCCTCTCGGCGCTGCGCAACCTGCCGCGTACCGACGCCGGTTTTTCCGGCTGGTACGGCCGGGCACTGATGGGCGATGCGCTGGTGTCGCTGCCGTACATCGCCCGCAACGACGGCCGGCATGTGCTGGCCTTCATCGGCGACGGCGCCCGCGCGCTGGTGCCGGACATCGAGCAGCGCCTGGCCATGAGCCTGGCCAGCGCCGCCGATGGCGCCCAGCGCAACGTCACGGTGATGTACCTGGCCAACGGTGTGCTGTCGATGATCCAGACCTACCTGGACAAGCGCTACGCCTGCCACGGCGCCAGCCAGGTCAACGTGCCCCTGGCCGACGGACCGCTGTGGCAGGAGCGCGCCTTCGGCCCGATCAGCATCTGCCGCGCACGCCTGCTGCACTTCTGCCCCGACACCCTGCGCCAGGCGCTGAGCGCGCCGGGACGCCTCAACTTCTTCGACGTCTGGCTCGGCCACAACTCCGAGGGCGATGGCTTGAGCCTGGTCTCGGAAACGGCCTGGAGCCGCCTGAACATGGAAAACTGCTGA
- a CDS encoding aminotransferase class III-fold pyridoxal phosphate-dependent enzyme, producing the protein MKFGFIAHPTSTGLLHQVKLVDLLDRTLEEQAWGYQRERWQRRNLVPFIDFGRIVSACGAECSGMLQFMPLTAEQMLRQPRAIAERVLQGVAALKAEGAELVGLGGFTAIVGNRGVATLEQADVAVTTGNSLTAFAAYANLMDSLRLLGIAAQDAEVAVLGYPGSIALAVARLLVEQGCRLRLVHRGNAQQAQAHLEYLPSQYHAQVSLHDNLEDCYAQVRFYVAATSSGGLIDPRRLLPGSVVLDAALPKDVMAVDHQRRDILLVDAGLVSASPAVHLGLRSLGLEPKRSLNGCLAETMILALEGRAEPFSLGRELPVDKVLEIGRIAERHGFSPSPMTCEGEVLGSEAFDRLHRHHHPRRTLQARDAHEEPLALRREVLNSFADHINPVLREFYQFNHIERVFSHGEGCWLTDLDGRRFLDFVAGYGCLNTGHNHPAISQALQGYLQAQFPTFIQYLSAPLHASLLAKRLAALAPGELNRVFFSNSGTEAVEAALKLALAASDKRCVLYCDNGYHGKTLGALSVTGRAKHRTPFEPLLPRCESLPFGDLQALRTRLERGDVAAFIVEPIQGEGGVILPPPGYLAGVRALCDEFDCLWILDEIQTGLGRTGKLFACQWDDTAPDILVLSKSLSGGLVPIGATLSREAVWQRAYGDIDRFALHTSTFGGGNFAAAAALAALDVLEQDDLTANAAEIGAHLQAGLQHLVERYPFLVAVRGRGLMLAIEFQQDLQGGVQALVKELAGRIPGQAMATYRMLSGAARAHLEAAAEAVEQSLEDMFVLRFMTKLSQEHGVLTFVTANNNRVMRIQPPLVLSREEADHFLAAFAAVCEDLATFQS; encoded by the coding sequence ATGAAATTCGGATTCATTGCCCACCCCACCTCCACCGGCCTGCTGCATCAGGTCAAGCTGGTCGACCTGCTCGACCGCACCTTGGAAGAACAGGCCTGGGGCTACCAGCGCGAACGCTGGCAGCGCCGCAACCTGGTGCCGTTCATCGACTTCGGCCGCATCGTCAGCGCCTGTGGCGCCGAGTGCTCGGGGATGCTGCAGTTCATGCCGCTGACCGCCGAGCAGATGCTGCGCCAGCCACGGGCCATTGCCGAGCGTGTACTCCAGGGCGTGGCCGCGCTCAAGGCCGAAGGCGCCGAGCTGGTGGGCCTGGGCGGCTTCACCGCGATCGTCGGCAACCGTGGCGTGGCCACCCTGGAGCAGGCTGACGTGGCCGTGACCACCGGCAACTCGCTGACCGCCTTCGCCGCCTATGCCAACCTGATGGACAGCCTCAGGTTGCTGGGCATCGCCGCCCAGGACGCCGAAGTGGCCGTGCTCGGCTATCCCGGCTCCATCGCCCTGGCGGTGGCGCGCTTGCTGGTCGAACAGGGCTGCCGCTTGCGCCTGGTGCACCGGGGCAATGCCCAGCAAGCCCAGGCGCACCTGGAATACCTGCCCAGCCAGTACCACGCCCAGGTCAGCCTGCACGACAACCTCGAAGACTGTTACGCCCAGGTGCGCTTCTACGTCGCCGCCACCTCCAGCGGCGGCCTGATCGACCCGCGTCGCTTGCTGCCGGGCTCGGTGGTGCTGGACGCCGCATTGCCCAAGGACGTGATGGCGGTGGACCACCAGCGCCGCGACATCCTGCTGGTGGACGCCGGCCTGGTCTCGGCCAGCCCCGCCGTGCACCTGGGCCTGCGCAGCCTGGGCCTGGAGCCCAAGCGCAGCCTCAATGGCTGCCTGGCCGAAACCATGATCCTGGCCCTGGAAGGCCGCGCCGAACCGTTCTCCCTGGGCCGCGAGCTGCCGGTGGACAAGGTGCTGGAGATCGGCCGCATCGCCGAGCGCCACGGTTTCAGCCCCTCGCCGATGACCTGCGAAGGCGAGGTGCTCGGCAGCGAGGCGTTCGACCGCCTGCACCGCCACCACCACCCGCGTCGCACCTTGCAAGCCCGCGATGCGCACGAGGAACCGCTGGCCCTGCGCCGCGAAGTGCTGAACAGCTTCGCCGATCACATCAACCCGGTGCTGCGCGAGTTCTACCAGTTCAACCATATCGAGCGGGTGTTCAGCCATGGCGAGGGCTGCTGGCTCACCGACCTGGACGGGCGACGTTTCCTGGATTTCGTCGCCGGCTACGGCTGCCTCAACACCGGGCATAACCACCCGGCCATCAGCCAGGCCCTGCAAGGCTACCTGCAGGCGCAGTTCCCCACCTTCATCCAGTACCTGTCCGCGCCGCTGCATGCCAGCCTGTTGGCCAAGCGCCTCGCGGCCCTGGCGCCGGGCGAGCTGAATCGGGTGTTCTTCAGCAACTCCGGCACCGAAGCGGTGGAGGCCGCGCTCAAGCTGGCGCTGGCGGCCAGCGACAAACGCTGCGTGCTGTACTGCGACAACGGCTACCACGGCAAGACCCTCGGCGCGCTGTCGGTGACCGGCCGGGCCAAGCACCGTACGCCGTTCGAGCCGCTGCTGCCGCGCTGTGAAAGCCTGCCGTTCGGCGACCTCCAGGCGCTGCGCACACGCCTGGAACGCGGCGATGTGGCCGCCTTCATCGTCGAGCCAATCCAGGGCGAAGGCGGCGTGATCCTGCCCCCGCCGGGCTACCTGGCCGGGGTCCGCGCGCTGTGCGACGAATTCGACTGCCTGTGGATCCTCGACGAGATCCAGACCGGCCTGGGCCGTACCGGCAAGCTGTTCGCCTGCCAGTGGGACGACACCGCGCCGGACATCCTGGTGCTGTCCAAGTCGCTGTCCGGCGGGCTGGTGCCGATTGGCGCCACGCTGTCGCGCGAGGCGGTGTGGCAGCGGGCCTACGGCGACATCGACCGCTTCGCCCTGCACACCTCGACCTTCGGCGGCGGCAACTTCGCCGCCGCCGCCGCCCTGGCCGCGCTGGACGTGCTGGAGCAGGACGACCTGACCGCCAATGCCGCCGAGATCGGCGCGCACCTGCAGGCCGGCTTGCAGCACTTAGTCGAGCGCTATCCGTTCCTGGTGGCGGTGCGTGGCCGCGGGCTGATGCTGGCCATCGAGTTCCAGCAGGATCTGCAGGGCGGCGTGCAGGCGTTGGTCAAGGAACTGGCCGGGCGCATCCCCGGCCAGGCCATGGCCACCTACCGCATGCTCTCCGGCGCTGCCCGCGCGCATCTCGAAGCGGCCGCCGAGGCGGTGGAGCAGAGCCTGGAGGACATGTTCGTGCTGCGCTTCATGACCAAGCTGTCCCAGGAGCACGGCGTGCTCACCTTCGTCACCGCCAACAACAACCGGGTGATGCGCATCCAGCCCCCGCTGGTGCTCAGCCGCGAGGAGGCCGACCACTTCCTCGCCGCGTTCGCCGCCGTGTGCGAGGACTTGGCGACGTTCCAGTCGTAA